In Macadamia integrifolia cultivar HAES 741 chromosome 1, SCU_Mint_v3, whole genome shotgun sequence, a single window of DNA contains:
- the LOC122073323 gene encoding NAC domain-containing protein 101-like, protein MANSFSFDMEIPVGWFFRPTDEELILEYLKRKIATPDLFTVPYIKDVDLYNFHPRELTADHGGYDDDDEKNEYYFFTQRKRKNEGGNSDRASRSVKNESMWKATGGEQVVMDYTSNEIIGYKTTLVYFENKTKESKTNWIMHEYRATTQETKQPYEWVICRIFERAQSTKKKNNKVVKSDQVLQYGIPLQGRQESNELQEEGYQSEDSSWSHYANLLSLHVEEDFSEVVNHHNFSSTSMEEEDQNHGKETQQIIQDFNRAFSVYMDRGLDGFLEHQFL, encoded by the exons ATGGCGAACAGCTTCAGCTTCGATATGGAAATCCCTGTTGGATGGTTTTTTCGACCCACTGATGAAGAATTAATTCTGGAGTATTTGAAGAGGAAGATTGCAACACCGGATTTATTCACAGTTCCTTATATAAAAGATGTTGATCTCTATAACTTCCACCCAAGAGAACTTACTGCAG ATCATGGcggatatgatgatgatgatgaaaagaatgaatattattttttcacgcagaggaagagaaagaatgaAGGAGGAAATTCCGACAGGGCAAGTCGAAGTGTCAAAAATGAATCAATGTGGAAGGCTACTGGTGGAGAACAGGTAGTGATGGATTACACATCCAATGAAATTATTGGTTATAAGACGACTCTTGTCTATTTTGAGAACAAAACAAAGGAGTCTAAAACCAACTGGATAATGCACGAGTATCGTGCAACAACCCAAGAAACCAAGCag CCGTATGAGTGGGTGATTTGTAGAATATTTGAGAGGGCTCAGTctacgaagaagaagaataataaagtTGTTAAAAGTGATCAAGTTCTTCAGTATGGAATACCCTTACAAGGACGACAAGAGAGCAACGAGCTGCAAGAAGAAGGTTATCAGAGTGAAGATTCATCATGGTCACACTATGCGAACCTCTTGTCATTGcatgttgaagaagatttttCTGAAGTGGTTAACCATCATAATTTCAGCAGTACTTCTATGGAGGAAGAAGATCAAAATCATGGGAAAGAGACCCAGCAGATAATACAAGACTTTAATCGTGCCTTCAGTGTTTATATGGATCGTGGTCTTGATGGTTTCTTGGAACATCAATTTctttag